The Comamonas piscis region GCTGCTTGATCTCTTCGCGCTGGGCCGGGCCCAGACGCAGCGCCTGCATCAGCAGGTTGCTTTTGATCTGCAGGTTGCGGCCGGTCATGATGTTGTCGATCACGCTCATGCCCTTGAACAGCGCCAGGTTCTGGAAGGTGCGTGCCACGCCCATCTCGGCGACCTGGCGGCTGTTCATGTGCGCAAAGGTCTGGCCGCGAAAGCTGATCGCGCCTTCCGAGGGCGTGTAGACGCCGTTGATGCAGTTGAGCATGGAGCTCTTGCCGGCGCCGTTGGGGCCGATGATGGCGCGGATCTCATGCTCTTTGACGTTGAAGGAGATATCCGTCAGCGCCTTGACGCCGCCAAAGCGCAGGCTGATGTTCTTGATGTCAAGAATGACGTCACCGATTTTTTTGCTCATGGGTGGCTTTCTCTTGGCTGGGCGCTCAGGCAACCGACTTCAGCGGCGCAAAGGTCTTGCTGTCGGCGATCTTCAAGGTGGCGCTGACGCTGCCGGTGCGGCCGTCTTCAAACTTCACCTGGGTCTCGATGAACTGCTCGCTGCGGCCCGCGTAGAGCGCCTCGACCAGCACGCCGTACTTGTCGGCGATAAAGCCGCGCCGCACCTTGTTGGTACGGGTCAGCTCGCCATCGTCGGCATCCAGCTCCTTGTGCAGAATCAGGAAGCGTGTCACCTGGCTGCCGGCCAGCATCGCATCGGTGGCCAGGTCGGCGTTGACCTTCTCGACGCAGTTCTGGATCAGGGTGTAGACCTGCGGCTTTTGCGCGAGGTCGGTGTAGCCGGCATAGGGCAGGTTCTGGCGTTCGGCCCAGTTGCCCACGGCCTCGAAGTCGATGTTGATCATCACGCAGACCTTCTCGCGCCCATCACCCAGCGCCACGGCCTCCTTGATGAAGGGGAAGAACTTCAGCTTGTTCTCGACATACTTGGGTGCGAACATCGCGCCGTCGTTGCTGCCGCCCTTCAAGCGGCCCACGTCCTTCACCCGGTCGATGATTTTGAGCTGGCCGCTCTTGTCCATAAAGCCGGCATCGCTGGTGTGGTACCAGCCGTCCTCGCTCAGCACCTCGGCCGTTGCCTTGGGGTTCTTGTAGTACTCCTTCAACAGGCCCGGCGACTTCACCAGGATCTCGCCGTTGTCGGCCATCTTGATCTCGACCCCACGAATCGGGTTGCCGACGGTATCGGCAAACACCTGGTTGTCCGGCTGGATGCAGACAAACACGGCGGTCTCGGTCGAGCCGTAGAGCTGCTTCAGGTTGATGCCGATGGAGCGGAAAAAGCTGAACAGATCGGGGCCGATCGCCTCACCGGCCGTATAGGCCACGCGCACCCGGCT contains the following coding sequences:
- a CDS encoding ABC transporter ATP-binding protein — encoded protein: MSKKIGDVILDIKNISLRFGGVKALTDISFNVKEHEIRAIIGPNGAGKSSMLNCINGVYTPSEGAISFRGQTFAHMNSRQVAEMGVARTFQNLALFKGMSVIDNIMTGRNLQIKSNLLMQALRLGPAQREEIKQREFVEHIIDFLEIQAFRKTPVGQLPYGLQKRVDLGRALAMEPKVLLLDEPMAGMNVEEKQDMCRFILDVNDEFGTTIVLIEHDMGVVMDISDRVVVLDYGKKIGDGTPEEVRNNEDVIRAYLGAGH